The DNA region CTGGTAGAAGTCCGCGAGCGCCGCGGGATCGGGGCAGTCGAGAGCGACGAGAGAGTAGGTCGCGACAGGCATGCCAGGTCCTTTCGTCCGTCTGTCCGAGGTCAGTCCGTCTGTCCGAGGTCAGTCCGTCTGTCCGAGGTCAGGATGGGAGGAGACTCCGAGGGATGCAGCGGGAGCCGGAGGGGCCAGAAGGGCCGGGTTGCCGCTCAAGGCCCTTCACCGTCCGCGCAGACACGGACGGTGCCCAGCGTGGGATCGGCGGGGTCGGGGACGTTCATGCCGGCCTCGACGCCCGAGCGCAGATAGCGCAGCAGCGGCTCGGTGAGCCGTTCGCCGGGCAGTACCGCGGGGATGCCGGGAGGGTACGGAGTCATCATCTCCGCGGCGATACGGCCCACGGCCTTCTCCGCCGGTACGTCCTCGGTCGCGGAGAAGTACGCGTCCCGGGGCAGGCACACCTGGTCGGGACGCAATTCGTCGGGACCGGGTACGTCGACGGGGGGCGCGGGCGCCAGGGTGTGGGCCTGGCGGGACAGTTCGCGCAGGGCCGTCAGCAGCCGGTCGGCGGTGCTCCGGTCGTCGGCGTGGGTGAACTGGGCGCTGATGCGGCGGTGGTCGACCAGGTGCATGTCGATGTGGTGGTGGGTGCGGATCCAGTCGGCCGCCCGGTAGCCGTTGGTGCCGAGTTCGCTGATGTCGATGATGACGGGAAGCGGGTCGAACTCCGTCGCCCTGCCCGGACCGCAGAAGTCGTCACGTCCGTTGACGTGCATCCCGTCGATCTCTTCGATGCGCTGCCGGACGTCGGCCGCCAGTTCCAGCGCGTGCGACATCAGGTCGTGGCCCTCCAGCGCCATCTGGCGCCGCCAGCCGTCGATCCCCGCGTACAGCAGGACGGACGGGCTGGTGGTGCCGAGCAGATCCGCCCGCGAGGCCAGGGTGTCGTGGTCGACGAGATCGCCCTGGAGGTGGAAGACGGACCCCTGCTCCAGGCCGCTGCCCATCTTGTGGACGCTGGTGACACAGACGTCCGCACCGGCGTCCATGGCCCAGGAGGGCAGGTCCTCGTGGAACGGCAGATGTGCACCCCACGCCTCGTCGACGATGAGGGGCTTGGAGCGCCGGTGGCACACCTCGGCGATGGCGCGCAGATCGGCTGCCGAGCCGTACGGCGTGGGACTGGTGACCAGGGCGCCGCGGGCCTCGGGGTGGGCCTCGAAGGCCTTCTCGTAGGAGGCCGCCGACGGCGGATGGGCCAGATGCCGCTCGGTGTCCCACTGCGGCTCCACCCAGACGGGCTCGACGCCCGAGAGGATCAGCCCGGCGACGACGGACTTGTGCGCGTCCCTGCCCACCAGGAGCTTCTGGTGGGGGGCGGCGACGCTGAGCATGGCCGCCTTCACCGAGAGCGAGCTGCCGCACGTGGAGAAGAAGGTGTGCTCGGCATGGACGGCGTCCGCCATCAGGTTCTCGGCGCGCTGCAGTACTGCGGACTTCCCGCGCCGGTCGTCGAGTCCGCCCGTGGCGAGTACGTCCCCGAAGAACACGGCGTCGCCGAGCACCGCCCGCACGGCGGGCGCGGCTCCGCGCGCCTGCTTGTGGCCGGGAGGGGAGAAGCCCAGCTCGCCCTTCTCCTTGTACGCGGCCAAGGCGTCCAGCACGGGCGCTTCATGATGATTTGCTTGCATACGGTGACGCCTTCCCGGCGAAGTCCCGGCCAATCACGGTCCTCGGCGGATCACGGTGCCGGGGCCGATAACCTGCCCCGGCACCTCGCCGCGGGCACGGTCAGGGCAACGGCGTACCACCGGTCGCGTTCATGATCTCGCCGGTGATGAAGGTCGCGTTCGACGAGGCGAGGAAGACGTAGGCGGGCGCCATCTCGGCCGGCTGGGCCGGACGTCCCAGAGGGCTCTGCTTCCCGAACTCCGTGGTGTCCGGCATCGTCGCCGGGATGAGCGGGGTCCAGACGGGGCCGGGGGCCACCGCGTTGACGCGGATGCCGTCGGAGGCGAGCATCTGCGCGAGGCCTTGGGTGAAGGTGACGATGGCCCCCTTCGTCATGGCGTAGTCCAGGAGATGGGGGCTGGGCTTGTACGCCTGGACCGACGTGGTGTTGATGATGGAGCCACCGGCCGGAATGTGCGGCAGGGCCGTTTTGCACAGCCAGAACATCCCGTAGAGGTTGGTCCGCACCACGCGGTCGAACTGGGAGGTGGAGATGGCCGCGATGCCGTCGGGCTGCGACATCTGGTACGCCGCGTTGTTCACCAGGATGTCGATGCGGCCGAATTCCGACACGGCCCTCTCGATGAGCGCCCGGCACTGCTTCTCGTCCCGGATGTCGCACGCCACCGGGACCGCCTTGCGGCCCGCCTGCTCGACCAGCCGGACGGTCTCCTGCGCTTCCTTCTCCTCGGACGGCAGGTAGGTCAGCAGAACATCCGCGCCCTCGCGTCCGAAGGCGAGGGCCACTGCGCGCCCGATGCCCGAATCGCCTCCCGTGATCACGGCCTTGCGGTCGAGCAGGAGCCCATGACCCGTGTAGGAGTCCTCGCCGTGGTCCGGTGGCGGATCCATCGGCCCGGTCCAGCCCGGGTGCTCCTGCTCCTGCTGAGGGAAATCGGGCTGCGGATGCCGGCGCGTCGGATCCTGCGGCTGTTCGGCGTCGCTCATGATGTCGTGCTTCCTTCCCCGGGGCCCGCACACGCGGGCGGCTGAAGACGTGCCGCACGGGTTCCCCCGTGGCGGCGAAGCAATCCGCCCCGGTCGGGTGAACGCGTGCCGGCCCGGCGCTGGAGAGGGCCGGGGACAAAGACGCGGTGCGCACCGGCCGGGCCATGTGTCGAAGCCGCGCAGCGGGGGACTCGGACGGTGCACATCCGTGACGCCGGAAGGAGCGGGAATGTCCAATCCACAGCAGCCGGAGCTGCGGCGCAGCGGGAAAGGCGCCGCCACTCCCCAGGAAAGCGAAGCCACCAAGGCGGCACAGGCCGGGACACGGCACGGAAAGGGCGGCGGAGCGCACGGGACCGACCGTGGTTCCAAGGGGGGCGGCAAGGGCGGCGGGCGCCCGCCGGAGCAGGAGCCCGATCACCCCTGAACGGCCCGCCCGCGCCCGCCCGGCGACTCTTCGGTCCTGCCGGGCGGGCGCGGGCGTGCGTCGGGACCCGTCACGTGCCGACCGGGACCCCGGCGATCACGGAGAACTCCAGCCGTTGCGCCGCGAGGACTCCGGCGAACGGCGCGAACGGATGGAAGCGGCAACCGGAAGCGGCACACCTGCTGGGCGAACGCGAACGCGTAGTCCCCGTCCCCGCAGGAACGCTCCCACGAAGGGTGCGGGTGTCCGCCACGGGGCGGGACCCCCGGTCAGGCGTCGTCCTCGCCGGTGGACTCCTGCGCCTCCGTGTTCGGTGTGAGAGCGTCCCCCTTCTTCGGGCGAGGGCCGTCCCGGGTCACGTCCCGAGCGGCGTGCTCCGCCTCCTCGGTCAGTTCCTCGGTCGCCGTCCTGGGCTCGTGCTCACGCTCGTGCTTGTGGTGTGTCATGGACTCCTTCTCCTGTTCCGAGCGGTTGCGGGCAGGCTCCTGCGACCGATTCTGCGTGCCGTGCGGCTGGCACGCGCATCAGCGGCGGCCGGCCGGGTCCGTACGGTTACCCCCACCGGGACGGGTCATTCGTCGTGGACGAGCGCGGGAGCGCGTCAGCACCCTCTCCCCGCTGGGACGGCAGGGCGGGCGGCGTCCGTGTCCGTGCTGCCCCGGATCAGCCCGTCCGGCTCTCGCCGGTCCTGCCCCGGTGGGCGAGCAAACGCTGGGCCGCGCTCAGTACGGCGTTGGTGCCCCGCGTGGCACGGAGCGCCGCCCGCGCGGCGTTGGCCCCCGGGGCACCGTGCACCCCGCCGCCCGGATGTGCCGAGGCGGAGGCCAGGTAGAGGTTCTTCACCGGTGTCTCCGGCCGGCCCGTACCCGGCACGGGCCGGAAGACCAGCTGCTGGTGCATACCGGCGGTGCCCCCGTTGATCGCTCCGTTGTGCAGGTTGCCGTCGGCGGCCTGCAGCGCGGCCGGGGAGAGGATCCGCCGCTCGCGGACGAGTGCGCGGAACCCGGGAGCGTACCGCTCGACCTGCTGCTCCATCCGGTCAGCCATCGCCTGCTGCTCCGCCCGGTCCCACCGCCCGGACAGGCTGTCGGGCCCGGCGTCGGCCTTCACCAGGTGCGGGACGTGGGTGTAGGCCCACGCCGATTCGGTACCGGCCGGCGAACGGGTCGCGTCCGCGGTCGTCATCTGGCCCATCAGCAGGAAGGGCCGGTCGGGTACGAGGCCCCGGGCGATCTGCGAGGCGAACCTCGTCAGCTCGTCGACCCCTTCGGCGATGTGCACGGTGCCCGCCGAGGCCGCCTGCGGACTCGTCCACGGCACCGGCCCGTCCAGAGCCCAGTCGACCTTGAACGTGGCGAAGTCCCACTGGAACCGTCGCAGATCGCCGAGGACCCGGGGCGGCAGATGCTCAGCGGCGACCAGCTCCCCGTACAGGCAGGGCGCCGATACGTCGGCCAGAACCGCCTTGCGTACGGGAATCGCCTCCCGGGCCGCCGTACGGACACCCTCGGCGCGGCCCTGACGCACCACCACCTCGGTGACCCGCTGCCCGCACCGTACGACGCCGCCGCGCGCCTGTAGTCGCTGGACGAGGGCCGAGGTGAGCGCGCCCGCGCCGCCGACGGGTACGGGGAACCCGAAGAACTGCCCCAGCATGGCCATCAGCCAGCCGAATCCACCGCTGCCCGCAGCCTCGGGTGCCAGGTCCGCGTGCAACGCGTTGCCCGCCAGCAGGAGTCGGCCGCCCTCACCGGTGAACTCCTCCTCGCCGAACCGCCGTACCGGCAGGACCAGGCTGCGGGCCAGCCTGAGTCCGCCCGCAGCCCGGAGCCGTGCGGCCAGCACCGCGCCGGCCCGCACGGGCGGGAACGGCGAGAAGAGGGCGCGGACGATGTCGTCGCCGATCCGGTCCCAGATGTGGCACAACTCCAGCCAGCTCCGGCCGTCACCGGGGGCG from Streptomyces sp. B1I3 includes:
- a CDS encoding aminotransferase class I/II-fold pyridoxal phosphate-dependent enzyme; this translates as MQANHHEAPVLDALAAYKEKGELGFSPPGHKQARGAAPAVRAVLGDAVFFGDVLATGGLDDRRGKSAVLQRAENLMADAVHAEHTFFSTCGSSLSVKAAMLSVAAPHQKLLVGRDAHKSVVAGLILSGVEPVWVEPQWDTERHLAHPPSAASYEKAFEAHPEARGALVTSPTPYGSAADLRAIAEVCHRRSKPLIVDEAWGAHLPFHEDLPSWAMDAGADVCVTSVHKMGSGLEQGSVFHLQGDLVDHDTLASRADLLGTTSPSVLLYAGIDGWRRQMALEGHDLMSHALELAADVRQRIEEIDGMHVNGRDDFCGPGRATEFDPLPVIIDISELGTNGYRAADWIRTHHHIDMHLVDHRRISAQFTHADDRSTADRLLTALRELSRQAHTLAPAPPVDVPGPDELRPDQVCLPRDAYFSATEDVPAEKAVGRIAAEMMTPYPPGIPAVLPGERLTEPLLRYLRSGVEAGMNVPDPADPTLGTVRVCADGEGP
- a CDS encoding SDR family oxidoreductase, with the protein product MSDAEQPQDPTRRHPQPDFPQQEQEHPGWTGPMDPPPDHGEDSYTGHGLLLDRKAVITGGDSGIGRAVALAFGREGADVLLTYLPSEEKEAQETVRLVEQAGRKAVPVACDIRDEKQCRALIERAVSEFGRIDILVNNAAYQMSQPDGIAAISTSQFDRVVRTNLYGMFWLCKTALPHIPAGGSIINTTSVQAYKPSPHLLDYAMTKGAIVTFTQGLAQMLASDGIRVNAVAPGPVWTPLIPATMPDTTEFGKQSPLGRPAQPAEMAPAYVFLASSNATFITGEIMNATGGTPLP
- a CDS encoding NAD(P)/FAD-dependent oxidoreductase — translated: MVDAVVIGSGPNGLVAANLLADAGWAVEVLEAEDTPGGAVRSDRGVHPDYVNDLFSSFYPLAAASPVLAGLDLGSEGLRWSHAPHVLAHPLLDGSCAVLDRDRAVTAAGLERFAPGDGRSWLELCHIWDRIGDDIVRALFSPFPPVRAGAVLAARLRAAGGLRLARSLVLPVRRFGEEEFTGEGGRLLLAGNALHADLAPEAAGSGGFGWLMAMLGQFFGFPVPVGGAGALTSALVQRLQARGGVVRCGQRVTEVVVRQGRAEGVRTAAREAIPVRKAVLADVSAPCLYGELVAAEHLPPRVLGDLRRFQWDFATFKVDWALDGPVPWTSPQAASAGTVHIAEGVDELTRFASQIARGLVPDRPFLLMGQMTTADATRSPAGTESAWAYTHVPHLVKADAGPDSLSGRWDRAEQQAMADRMEQQVERYAPGFRALVRERRILSPAALQAADGNLHNGAINGGTAGMHQQLVFRPVPGTGRPETPVKNLYLASASAHPGGGVHGAPGANAARAALRATRGTNAVLSAAQRLLAHRGRTGESRTG